One region of Drosophila kikkawai strain 14028-0561.14 chromosome 2R, DkikHiC1v2, whole genome shotgun sequence genomic DNA includes:
- the slbo gene encoding CCAAT/enhancer-binding protein, with amino-acid sequence MLNMESPQMYADAVQTLAQLDLKKEPPLQQATIGQITLTAMSTAQQQQQQQQQQQQQQQQQQQQQQQQQQQHQQQQPQQTTDANNNTPQDAALLVKQQMHQMQQVAAANNSNLLQKQMLQQYTTQTDLDELTTQEITLDLQHLIDDQFRDTETLGIFSDMVTSPGGLSATLPPSGMVSAAAKVLQQQTLRNQHGYGGGAGRGGGGGGALAYMPQPVHATYNNSSDENSSVGSDSSTIKEEPIDPEYRRHLQEAANQQAAFMGNGGGLYNGYSTAGNGLSNGGGNPLNGNTTPSSNGSNGSTGSSNGSQFTNLTTANVLAHHNLPHLAAAAGAHNLLKQHSKLQQQHAQHHGQQQHQHHRKHSNKHVDKGTEEYRRRRERNNIAVRKSREKAKVRSREVEERVKSLLKEKDALIRQLSEMTNELQLHKQIYMQLMNHANPEVSRVCRSFLNTNEHAL; translated from the coding sequence ATGCTGAACATGGAGTCGCCGCAGATGTACGCCGATGCCGTCCAGACATTGGCCCAGCTGGACCTCAAGAAGGAGCCGCCGCTGCAGCAGGCGACCATTGGCCAGATCACATTGACGGCCATGTCCACcgcccaacagcagcagcagcaacagcaacagcagcagcaacaacaacaacagcagcagcagcaacagcaacagcagcagcagcaacatcaacagcagcaacctCAGCAGACAACGGATGCCAATAATAACACCCCGCAGGATGCTGCCTTGCTGGTGAAGCAGCAAATGCATCAGATGCAACAAGTGGCCGCCGCCAACAACAGCAACCTGCTGCAGAAGCAGATGCTGCAGCAGTACACCACACAGACGGACCTCGACGAGCTGACCACACAGGAGATCACTCTGGACCTGCAGCACCTGATCGACGACCAGTTCCGGGACACTGAGACCCTGGGAATTTTCAGCGACATGGTGACCAGTCCGGGCGGACTCTCAGCCACCTTGCCCCCCAGCGGGATGGTCAGTGCAGCGGCCAAGGtcctgcagcagcagacaTTGCGCAATCAACATGGTTATGGCGGTGGCGCTGGCAGgggaggaggcggtggcggaGCCCTAGCCTACATGCCCCAGCCGGTCCATGCAACGTACAACAACTCCAGCGATGAGAACAGCTCCGTGGGCTCCGATTCCAGCACGATCAAGGAGGAACCCATTGACCCAGAATACAGGCGGCATCTCCAGGAGGCAGCCAACCAGCAAGCAGCCTTTATGGGCAACGGCGGTGGACTCTACAATGGCTACTCCACGGCGGGCAATGGGTTGTCCAATGGCGGAGGCAATCCTCTCAATGGCAACACCACGCCCAGCAGCAATGGCAGCAATGGGAGTACCGGGAGCAGCAATGGCAGCCAGTTCACCAACCTGACCACGGCCAATGTCCTGGCGCATCACAATCTGCCccatttggcggcggcggcgggtgCCCACAACCTGCTGAAGCAGCACAgcaagctgcagcagcagcacgccCAGCACCAtggtcagcagcagcatcagcatcaccGGAAGCATAGCAACAAGCACGTGGACAAGGGCACGGAGGAGTACCGGCGACGAAGGGAGCGGAACAACATTGCTGTGCGCAAGAGCCGCGAGAAGGCCAAGGTTAGGTCCAGGGAGGTGGAGGAGCGGGTGAAGAGCCTGCTCAAGGAGAAGGACGCACTGATCCGGCAGCTCAGCgagatgaccaacgagctgcAGCTGCACAAGCAGATTTACATGCAGCTGATGAACCATGCCAATCCCGAAGTGAGTCGCGTCTGCCGCAGCTTCCTCAACACCAACGAGCATGCGCTGTAG